In Papaver somniferum cultivar HN1 chromosome 1, ASM357369v1, whole genome shotgun sequence, a genomic segment contains:
- the LOC113317322 gene encoding protein FAR1-RELATED SEQUENCE 5-like isoform X2 has protein sequence MTDMEEDTGLPTNGKDLSKPAIYMRFSSIEEAENYYKEYGNRLGFSVRKRSSYATARGPLITRVIFVCDCEGIYVEKPPRNEVELKKKRNTSTMKTGCKAMIRIAFDIKHKMWYINEFIEKHNHPLISPNKRHLMRSNKYMPPAARCLAEQFNKQRLPVGKVASLFGNGENIGFTPRDVYNHLRTVRESLIEVGDAEALMNYFRKRTIENPSFYYAFKTDEVGRAANIFWVDAR, from the coding sequence ATGACTGATATGGAGGAAGATACAGGACTACCTACTAATGGAAAGGacttgtcaaagcctgcgatatATATGCGTTTTTCTTCTATCGAAGAGGCGGAGAATTACTACAAAGAATATGGAAATAGGTTGGGATTTTCGGTTCGTAAGAGGTCGTCATACGCTACTGCACGAGGACCACTTATAACTAGAGTGATTTTTGTCTGTGATTGTGAAGGAATTTATGTAGAAAAGCCTCCACGAAATGAGGTCgagcttaaaaaaaaaagaaatacctCAACAATGAAGACTGGTTGCAAGGCTATGATACGTATAGCTTTTGACATAAAACATAAAATGTGGTATATAAATGAGTTTATCGAAAAACACAATCATCCATTGATTTCTCCTAACAAGCGACATCTTATGAGGTCAAACAAGTATATGCCACCTGCTGCCAGGTGCTTAGCTGAGCAATTTAACAAACAGAGGCTCCCAGTCGGGAAGGTAGCATCGCTCTTTGGGAACGGCGAGAATATCGGATTCACGCCAAGAGATGTCTATAATCACTTGAGAACAGTTAGAGAATCGCTAATAGAGGTAGGAGATGCAGAAGCTTTGATgaattattttaggaaaagaACAATTGAAAATCCTAGTTTTTACTATGCCTTCAAAACTGATGAAGTTGGGAGGGCAGCAAATATATTTTGGGTTGATGCACGTTGA
- the LOC113317322 gene encoding protein FAR1-RELATED SEQUENCE 5-like isoform X1: protein MFVAFLIVSYDILKRQMTDMEEDTGLPTNGKDLSKPAIYMRFSSIEEAENYYKEYGNRLGFSVRKRSSYATARGPLITRVIFVCDCEGIYVEKPPRNEVELKKKRNTSTMKTGCKAMIRIAFDIKHKMWYINEFIEKHNHPLISPNKRHLMRSNKYMPPAARCLAEQFNKQRLPVGKVASLFGNGENIGFTPRDVYNHLRTVRESLIEVGDAEALMNYFRKRTIENPSFYYAFKTDEVGRAANIFWVDAR, encoded by the exons ATGTTCGTCGCCTTTTTAATTG TTTCTTATGATATTTTGAAGAGACAAATGACTGATATGGAGGAAGATACAGGACTACCTACTAATGGAAAGGacttgtcaaagcctgcgatatATATGCGTTTTTCTTCTATCGAAGAGGCGGAGAATTACTACAAAGAATATGGAAATAGGTTGGGATTTTCGGTTCGTAAGAGGTCGTCATACGCTACTGCACGAGGACCACTTATAACTAGAGTGATTTTTGTCTGTGATTGTGAAGGAATTTATGTAGAAAAGCCTCCACGAAATGAGGTCgagcttaaaaaaaaaagaaatacctCAACAATGAAGACTGGTTGCAAGGCTATGATACGTATAGCTTTTGACATAAAACATAAAATGTGGTATATAAATGAGTTTATCGAAAAACACAATCATCCATTGATTTCTCCTAACAAGCGACATCTTATGAGGTCAAACAAGTATATGCCACCTGCTGCCAGGTGCTTAGCTGAGCAATTTAACAAACAGAGGCTCCCAGTCGGGAAGGTAGCATCGCTCTTTGGGAACGGCGAGAATATCGGATTCACGCCAAGAGATGTCTATAATCACTTGAGAACAGTTAGAGAATCGCTAATAGAGGTAGGAGATGCAGAAGCTTTGATgaattattttaggaaaagaACAATTGAAAATCCTAGTTTTTACTATGCCTTCAAAACTGATGAAGTTGGGAGGGCAGCAAATATATTTTGGGTTGATGCACGTTGA
- the LOC113317306 gene encoding endochitinase At2g43590-like, with protein MAALNMLKLVAIVGILSAFLSDSVVGQNCGCKAGLCCSQWGYCGTGKPYCGAGCQQGPCTKTPPVSTGGPSVDSIVTPAFFNRIIAQAGTGCEGKTFYKRSTFLAAAKANPKFGHAGTLTKSKREIAAFFAHVTHETGHFCYVREIARGTYCQSSTKYPCAPGKKYYGRGPIQITWNYNYGACGKAIGENLLKNPDLVAASSTIAFKTAFWFWMNNVHSVITSGGGFGRTIRRINGGECGGGNRPAVNARVKYYKAYCKQIGVTPGPNLYC; from the exons ATGGCAGCCTTAAACATGCTAAAACTTGTTGCGATAGTAGGGATTCTCAGCGCATTCTTATCCGATTCGGTCGTGGGTCAGAATTGTGGTTGTAAAGCTGGATTATGTTGCAGCCAATGGGGTTATTGTGGAACTGGAAAACCTTATTGCGGTGCAGGATGTCAACAAGGTCCCTGTACTAAAACTCCCCCTGTTAGTACTGGCGGACCATCCGTTGATAGTATTGTTACACCAGCCTTCTTTAACCGAATCATTGCTCAGGCTGGTACTGGATGTGAGGGTAAGACATTCTATAAGCGAAGTACGTTTCTTGCTGCTGCAAAAGCGAATCCTAAATTTGGTCATGCTGGTACTCTAACCAAATCAAAGCGTGAGATTGCTGCATTCTTTGCTCATGTAACTCATGAAACCGGAC ATTTCTGCTACGTAAGAGAAATTGCTCGAGGAACTTATTGTCAGAGTAGCACAAAGTACCCGTGTGCTCCCGGAAAGAAATATTACGGGCGCGGTCCAATTCAAATTACATGGAACTATAACTATGGAGCCTGTGGAAAGGCTATTGGTGAGAATCTTTTAAAGAATCCAGATCTCGTTGCTGCCAGTTCAACCATTGCATTCAAGACTGCCTTTTGGTTTTGGATGAATAACGTTCATTCAGTCATAACTTCTggtggaggttttggtcgtactaTCCGAAGAATCAATGGTGGTGAATGTGGTGGTGGAAATCGGCCAGCAGTTAATGCCAGAGTCAAGTATTACAAAGCATACTGTAAACAGATCGGTGTTACACCTGGCCCAAATCTTTATTGCTAG
- the LOC113317322 gene encoding protein FAR1-RELATED SEQUENCE 5-like isoform X3 yields MFVAFLIVSYDILKRQMTDMEEDTGLPTNGKDLSKPAIYMRFSSIEEAENYYKEYGNRLGFSVRKRSSYATARGPLITRVIFVCDCEGIYVEKPPRNEVELKKKRNTSTMKTGCKAMIRIAFDIKHKMWYINEFIEKHNHPLISPNKRHLMRSNKYMPPAARCLAEQFNKQRLPVGKVASLFGNGENIGFTPRDVYNHLRTVRESLIEVQTIITNLLHLALHC; encoded by the exons ATGTTCGTCGCCTTTTTAATTG TTTCTTATGATATTTTGAAGAGACAAATGACTGATATGGAGGAAGATACAGGACTACCTACTAATGGAAAGGacttgtcaaagcctgcgatatATATGCGTTTTTCTTCTATCGAAGAGGCGGAGAATTACTACAAAGAATATGGAAATAGGTTGGGATTTTCGGTTCGTAAGAGGTCGTCATACGCTACTGCACGAGGACCACTTATAACTAGAGTGATTTTTGTCTGTGATTGTGAAGGAATTTATGTAGAAAAGCCTCCACGAAATGAGGTCgagcttaaaaaaaaaagaaatacctCAACAATGAAGACTGGTTGCAAGGCTATGATACGTATAGCTTTTGACATAAAACATAAAATGTGGTATATAAATGAGTTTATCGAAAAACACAATCATCCATTGATTTCTCCTAACAAGCGACATCTTATGAGGTCAAACAAGTATATGCCACCTGCTGCCAGGTGCTTAGCTGAGCAATTTAACAAACAGAGGCTCCCAGTCGGGAAGGTAGCATCGCTCTTTGGGAACGGCGAGAATATCGGATTCACGCCAAGAGATGTCTATAATCACTTGAGAACAGTTAGAGAATCGCTAATAGAG GTACAAACCATCATCACCAATCTGTTACATTTGGCTTTGCATTGTTAG
- the LOC113361688 gene encoding aspartic proteinase nepenthesin-1-like yields MGIKILFYILFMISLGHSSISKSVNNKKPSGLTLNLIHRDSIESNNLTRIEKFGKMIHRSHMRANHLMSYSTASTSQHHPAFLYQSSNYLVVLSVGTPPSEDSQYLILDTAAELTWLQCDGCIGCFNQKERLYDPHHSDTYKLLPCDHPLCVSYECNHDHCKFKEWDSPNVHVEGFMGTDSFGFTGNVSGGQVHTVLNDVVFGCAYGTVGFGIRDNPDNDINGVFALGPGPRSFTSQFAPQQRFAYCLADWHFGPPQYPGKLELGDEALLSVSGYVQTTPIVETDARRYFLKLADIQIDSKCLGIERGKFDRVSGQGGFIIDSGTAISFFTNEVYDSLRSNFLAYMKDLGLSEMDATPYHLDLCWHMPNGFPIPGKLPSMILYLQDNEYPDTAADCFNQAGAQLVIDPLGLFFIEEKEDPRLCLGIMRNNGTDPALNILGAKQQTNNKFSFDGTNKTLSWRKWGC; encoded by the coding sequence atgggCATCAAAATTCTCTTTTACATTCTTTTCATGATTTCACTGGGTCACTCATCCATATCCAAATCTGTTAATAATAAGAAACCATCCGGTCTCACTCTTAACCTCATTCACAGAGACTCTATTGAATCAAACAACCTTACTCGCATTGAAAAATTCGGAAAAATGATTCATCGTTCACACATGCGAGctaatcatttgatgagttattCAACAGCTTCTACATCTCAACATCACCCTGCATTTTTATACCAATCATCGAATTACTTAGTAGTTCTTTCAGTTGGTACACCTCCATCGGAGGACTCTCAGTACCTGATTTTAGATACCGCTGCTGAACTTACTTGGCTTCAATGTGATGGTTGCATTGGCTGTTTTAATCAAAAAGAACGTCTGTATGATCCTCATCATTCTGATACATACAAATTGCTTCCTTGTGATCACCCATTGTGTGTATCTTATGAATGTAATCATGATCATTGCAAATTCAAAGAATGGGATAGTCCGAATGTGCATGTTGAAGGATTTATGGGGACAGATTCTTTTGGGTTCACGGGTAATGTAAGTGGAGGTCAAGTTCATACTGTTCTAAACGACGTTGTGTTTGGTTGTGCATATGGAACCGTCGGTTTTGGCATCCGAGATAATCCCGATAACGATATCAATGGTGTATTCGCTTTAGGCCCGGGTCCTCGTTCATTCACTTCTCAGTTTGCTCCTCAGCAACGTTTTGCCTATTGTTTAGCAGATTGGCATTTTGGACCCCCTCAATATCCAGGCAAATTGGAGTTGGGGGATGAAGCACTACTTTCCGTCAGTGGCTATGTTCAAACAACTCCGATTGTGGAGACAGATGCCAGAAGATATTTCTTGAAGTTGGCGGATATTCAAATAGATTCAAAATGTTTAGGTATTGAACGGGGTAAATTCGACCGTGTAAGTGGTCAAGGTGGCTTTATTATAGATTCTGGAACGGCGATTAGTTTCTTCACCAATGAAGTCTATGATAGTTTGAGATCAAATTTTCTTGCTTATATGAAAGATCTTGGCTTATCAGAGATGGATGCAACACCATACCACTTGGATCTGTGTTGGCATATGCCAAATGGTTTCCCAATCCCAGGTAAACTCCCATCGATGATATTATATTTACAAGATAATGAGTACCCAGATACTGCAGCTGATTGCTTTAACCAAGCAGGAGCTCAGCTTGTAATCGATCCTCTTGGTCTTTTTTTTATCGAAGAGAAGGAAGATCCTCGTTTATGTCTTGGGATTATGCGTAATAATGGTACAGATCCTGCACTAAACATTTTGGGAGCCAAGCAACAAACTAATAACAAGTTCTCGTTCGATGGAACGAATAAGACACTCTCGTGGAGGAAATGGGGTTGCTAA